The genomic DNA GGGGATGGGCTGAAAAAGAAATATTTCCACAAAAAAAGAGGATACAGTGTTCTCATTCACACAATAAGATGATTTGTGCCTATAATAATGCCGTTAATGCCGGAATAGCCTGAGATTTCATGATTTCCTCAAGAAGCATGTTGATTATGTTGAATGAGGCACCTTTAAGATTTTTATCGATTATTTTCTTCGCTTTCTGCCATCTTCCCTCATCCCGGCAGGCGTCGAGGAAGTCGTGACCGGCCCAGGTCATACGGTAGATCGCATAACCCGCTGGTTTCACGGTGTCCATACCATACGATATGTGGCCTTCAATCAGCTTTGCATCTAAGAGCAGATAGACGTGATATGTTATCTCTTCATGGGAACAGTTCTCTACCGGGAGGTTGTGTATTTCTGAATCTCCATCATACTCTTCAATCTTAAGGAGAATCTGACGGATCAGATCCATATCCCGCTTCATGTAACTTCCACCTCCTCACGCACGTCGATCCTCCCGGTGACAGCGGCAGAGATGAGAGCGGTGCGGTATTCTTGAAGTTTCTCGATCTGTCGGTTGATGGTGTCGATGATGGTGTCGATGCGGCTGGTCTCACGGTCAAGGAAAGAGGTGATAGCGTGTTGTTCGAGAAGGGGTGGCAGTACAACATACCATGCTTTCACAATACCTTGTGATATCTTCACCATCGATCTACTCGATCCACGGGCATCTCTTTTTATCTGGTAGCGACCGGTTCGGCTTAACATCCAGTATTTAATATACGCTGGATTCACAGTGCTTAGATTGTAGTTTAGTTTAAAAACGAGATCCGAAATAATCAACTTCCTATTACCTGTCTGATCAACAAGGCATACATCCCCAACGAGATCTGGAGTATTCGAACGAGTAATTAAAAAATCACCAATATTGATGGTCCATCTGTCCTCAGGGCTATAGTCTCCCGTGAGAACCTTATGCTCTAAGGGAAGGAATTTCCCTTTCGAAACAGCATTGAGTTTTATAACCGCCCATTCATCTATTTCTGCAATTCGGTCTTCAGCCTGTGGACTCCACCCCTGATCAATAGAATCTATCAGTTGCCCATGTTTTATGACATTCCAACCAACAGGCACCTCTCCGAGCCACTCCACCCCCGAATCTTTCATCTCCACTGAGGGGTCGAGGCCCTTCGTGACGGCACGGGTGATCAGCGCCTGTCGCTTCTCTTTGAGGAGATCGATGAGGCGCCGCTTCTTCTCGACGAGGGCATCGATGCGGGCGGTCTCCCGGTTGAGGAAGGCGGCAATGGCGCGTTGTTGAGGAATGGGAGGGACATATGATAGAGCAGATTTTATGGCGGATATTGTTAGCCCAAAGCGTGTCACACCATTCGCAGCACAGACAAACTGATCACGTATCTTTGAGGATGAGAGAACCCAAAATAAATATTGCCCCTCTAATGTTACCGTATCAGGCCTTAATATTGCCAGATGATAGCCACAGATTACATTGGTCAGATCTTCGACAACAATCGCTGGACTTGCAATATCTTCACGAGTTTCGGAGTCCTTTGTAATGATAACATCATCTTTCTTTAATTTGAACTTTGAAATCTCAGAGGTTTTCGCTGAAGCGCACATGAAGTCAAAAGTATTATCAACCCGCTCATTTTTCCACACATCGATGTAATTACACAGCAAAATGGGATTCTCCCCATCTTCAGTTTTTTTATCTGCATTGCTCACGGTGATAGTGCATATATTCGATAATTTTTTTACATCCCACCCTTCCGGCACCTCCCCTAGCCACCCCACTCCCGAATCCTTATACGCCGGGTACCGCTTCCACTCCTTCACCACCGTGAAGTCGATCGTGACGGCAGGTTCGCTCATGCCCGCACCTCGTTGTCCCTCATCGGTGTCGCACAAGATCGTTTGTGCGACATATTTCGCGTTTCATGTCGCACAAAATTTTTTGTGGGACATGGATGTCTCACAACCGTCCCTCCTCGGTGATGGCGATCAGGCGGGGGAAGATGTACATCGCGGGTTTCCTCCCCTCTTTTTCGGCGAGCACGTCGACAATTCCGGCCTCGCTTAACTGCGTGAGGATGCGCTCAGCAGTCTTCCTGGGGATTGTTGAGTTCTGGTAAAACTCCGAGGAGGTGAAGATCGGCGTTCGGAAGATCGCATCGATGGCAGCGACGGAATACTGCGACTTGGCGATCTCCGGCACCGTCTGCTTCATTTCA from Methanofollis sp. includes the following:
- a CDS encoding DUF2513 domain-containing protein, with translation MKRDMDLIRQILLKIEEYDGDSEIHNLPVENCSHEEITYHVYLLLDAKLIEGHISYGMDTVKPAGYAIYRMTWAGHDFLDACRDEGRWQKAKKIIDKNLKGASFNIINMLLEEIMKSQAIPALTALL
- a CDS encoding restriction endonuclease subunit S, whose amino-acid sequence is MSEPAVTIDFTVVKEWKRYPAYKDSGVGWLGEVPEGWDVKKLSNICTITVSNADKKTEDGENPILLCNYIDVWKNERVDNTFDFMCASAKTSEISKFKLKKDDVIITKDSETREDIASPAIVVEDLTNVICGYHLAILRPDTVTLEGQYLFWVLSSSKIRDQFVCAANGVTRFGLTISAIKSALSYVPPIPQQRAIAAFLNRETARIDALVEKKRRLIDLLKEKRQALITRAVTKGLDPSVEMKDSGVEWLGEVPVGWNVIKHGQLIDSIDQGWSPQAEDRIAEIDEWAVIKLNAVSKGKFLPLEHKVLTGDYSPEDRWTINIGDFLITRSNTPDLVGDVCLVDQTGNRKLIISDLVFKLNYNLSTVNPAYIKYWMLSRTGRYQIKRDARGSSRSMVKISQGIVKAWYVVLPPLLEQHAITSFLDRETSRIDTIIDTINRQIEKLQEYRTALISAAVTGRIDVREEVEVT